The proteins below come from a single Nitrospira sp. genomic window:
- a CDS encoding M24 family metallopeptidase, with amino-acid sequence MMRLVETSSACHAQVSRIQEAIREQPGLDGWLFYDFRHLDPIAYRVLKLDPSLHVTRRWYYWVPAVGTPIKLQHRIEPHVLEPLPGDVQLYVSWREQHAALASFLPKTKRIAMQYSPMNAIPYLSRVDAGTIELIRSFGVEVVTSADLVQQFEAVWNERQLASHQVAAEGLRAIVDEAFGYVGTSLAQGRALTEHDLQQYILSRMDARGLVTSSPPIAAVNAHSADPHYGPRPDGSAPIRPGDLVLIDLWAKQPQAGAVYADITWTGFVGRTVPARHQEVFQVVRQARDAAVSFVQMRVRAGAFPFGWEVDDVCRQVIQGAGYGKYFVHRTGHSIGEEVHGNGANIDNLETQDARRLLPGTCFSIEPGIYLPDDFGIRSELDVYLSAGDAVVYGQPVQTELLAISPSLPST; translated from the coding sequence ATGATGCGACTCGTGGAAACCTCTTCTGCATGTCACGCGCAAGTGAGTCGGATTCAGGAGGCCATCCGGGAGCAGCCGGGACTGGATGGATGGCTCTTTTACGACTTTCGCCACCTGGATCCCATTGCCTATCGAGTATTGAAGTTGGATCCATCGCTCCATGTGACGCGCCGCTGGTACTACTGGGTTCCGGCCGTAGGTACGCCGATCAAGCTGCAGCATCGTATTGAACCGCATGTGCTGGAGCCATTGCCCGGTGATGTGCAGTTGTATGTTTCCTGGCGGGAGCAGCACGCGGCGCTCGCATCGTTCCTTCCAAAGACGAAGCGAATTGCCATGCAATATTCGCCGATGAATGCCATTCCATACCTGTCCCGAGTAGATGCCGGCACGATTGAGTTGATACGCAGTTTTGGCGTGGAGGTGGTGACGTCGGCCGATTTGGTTCAACAGTTCGAGGCCGTATGGAATGAGCGTCAATTGGCGTCGCATCAAGTCGCGGCTGAAGGATTGCGCGCCATCGTGGACGAGGCCTTCGGCTATGTCGGCACCTCGCTTGCTCAGGGGCGTGCCCTCACCGAACATGATCTGCAGCAATATATTCTCAGCCGCATGGACGCTCGTGGTCTGGTGACCTCAAGCCCGCCGATTGCCGCCGTGAATGCACACAGTGCAGATCCTCACTATGGACCACGACCGGATGGCTCTGCTCCCATCCGACCAGGAGATCTTGTGTTGATCGACTTGTGGGCTAAGCAGCCACAGGCTGGAGCTGTCTATGCCGACATCACCTGGACTGGGTTTGTCGGTCGAACTGTCCCGGCACGGCACCAGGAGGTGTTTCAGGTTGTCCGGCAGGCCCGGGATGCAGCGGTCAGCTTCGTGCAAATGCGTGTGCGGGCCGGGGCATTCCCATTCGGATGGGAAGTGGACGATGTCTGCCGCCAGGTGATACAGGGTGCGGGATACGGAAAATATTTCGTTCACCGCACCGGTCATTCGATCGGTGAAGAAGTGCATGGAAACGGCGCCAACATCGACAACCTGGAAACGCAAGATGCGCGCCGGTTGCTGCCGGGCACCTGCTTCTCCATCGAACCGGGTATCTATTTGCCCGATGACTTCGGTATCAGAAGCGAACTCGATGTGTATCTCTCGGCAGGGGATGCCGTCGTCTACGGACAGCCGGTACAGACTGAGCTCCTCGCTATCTCCCCCTCGCTACCGAGTACATAA